A DNA window from Naumovozyma dairenensis CBS 421 chromosome 7, complete genome contains the following coding sequences:
- the FAP1 gene encoding Fap1p (similar to Saccharomyces cerevisiae FAP1 (YNL023C); ancestral locus Anc_2.288) has translation MSDTELNEVSTHPDPKSLILQASADEIKSSENVSSTSDNDEYDQEDEYAAATAADEDMKYYERTIQEIAKGDSYVCMICTVEMDYTCQMYACKECYRVFDYDCIREWAVKSTEKTVDRIWKCPNCYHVNKKVPPKNRSTCWCGKVVNPEANPLNPNSCGQTCNAKICVHGCTNICHLGPHPECTRMLSITCRCGKHTKDIFCYQSKTFKGNSKFQCKDECGLPLSCGIHKCKRKCHSGLCGVCPERLEVNEENAWILKCYCGSETQKSMKCKDIKIPESAKYSSDAEGNKWIGVFACKEIRTVQYDCDKHSFIERCIAPPTLSMEKPCPYSPKLLKTCPCGKTPLQKLAKPRTLCTDPIPTCESHCNKPLKCGKHKCPFKCHTGACMDPCLQIETRKCSCEQQSFLVPCQFTGSPHCNIKCESLMSCRRHRCLERCCSGRPAAEKRKKTLFRSQDLMDETLVEAEHICLKECNLLLSCGIHRCQRKCHPGKCPPCLESDSNDLVCPCGKTIVEAPVRCGTKLPPCPFQCIKVVRNEYPCGHTPMPHTCHPLDEPCPPCTAPVFKPCKCGKVKEVRTLCFQNDVSCGKICGLPLKDCPHKCMKRCHIPGDCQTKCKQICGKRRINCDHTCSRPCHGNTECPDVPCTVSAKVTCECGRRETYVTCGAMSNIASAVTTTILECDEECEMLERHRQLKEAFGIKEIISSSTDLEFERLKDIVPTAIAFEELQLPFTEATLSIFSRQERWCQQIEEIINKFMDDKSRPSLHFKPMRPPQRHFIHELSKAYNLYCESQDPEPKRSVFIKKNTTSSKPSFSLSKVLPLYQTFKELEKERKLQEFEARTSKRLVNVEVPEGPTDNYIAEANGFLIKDLSPGTTVEDLERIFGQYLKSTLIKNPQYLVLQDGKSGVIYPEDYPTITANVERDFKSLVGHFDVLAKDTFISEGVELCKIDDVLSTERLATPAIDESTP, from the coding sequence ATGTCTGATACAGAACTAAACGAGGTGAGCACTCATCCTGATCCAAAATCTCTGATTTTGCAAGCATCTGcagatgaaattaaaagtAGTGAGAACGTATCTTCCACCagtgataatgatgaatatgatcaagaagatgaatatgCTGCGGCTACTGCAGCTGACGAAGATATGAAGTATTATGAAAGAacaattcaagaaattgcCAAGGGTGATTCATACGTTTGTATGATCTGTACTGTCGAAATGGATTATACATGCCAAATGTATGCCTGCAAAGAATGTTACAGAGTCTTCGATTATGATTGTATTAGAGAATGGGCAGTAAAATCTACAGAGAAAACTGTGGACAGGATCTGGAAATGTCCAAATTGTTACcatgtaaataaaaaagttCCACCTAAGAATAGATCTACATGCTGGTGTGGGAAAGTTGTTAACCCAGAAGCAAATCCATTGAATCCAAATTCATGTGGTCAAACTTGTAACGCAAAGATATGTGTTCATGGTTGTACTAATATATGTCATTTGGGCCCACACCCAGAATGTACTCGAATGCTCTCTATTACCTGTCGTTGTGGGAAACATACGAAAGATATCTTTTGTTACCAATCCAAAACCTTTAAAGGCAATAGTAAGTTTCAATGTAAAGACGAATGTGGTTTACCATTATCTTGTGGAATCCATAAATGTAAAAGGAAATGCCATTCCGGGTTATGTGGTGTATGTCCTGAAAGATTAGAAgtaaatgaagaaaatgctTGGATATTGAAGTGTTACTGTGGTTCAGAGACCcaaaaatcaatgaaatgTAAAGATATTAAGATTCCTGAGTCTGCAAAGTATTCGAGTGATGCTGAAGGTAATAAATGGATAGGTGTATTTGCTTGTAAAGAAATTCGTACAGTACAGTATGACTGTGACAAGCATTCATTTATTGAACGCTGTATTGCTCCTCCAACTCTTTCTATGGAGAAACCATGTCCGTACTCACccaaattattgaaaacttgTCCATGTGGTAAGACACCATTGCAGAAATTAGCAAAACCCAGAACTCTCTGTACTGATCCAATTCCTACCTGTGAATCACATTGTAATAAACCATTGAAATGTGGTAAGCATAAATGCCCTTTCAAATGTCACACAGGAGCATGCATGGATCCATGTTTACAAAtagaaacaagaaaatgtTCCTGTGAGCAACAATCATTTTTAGTGCCATGCCAATTTACTGGTTCACCTCATTGTAATATCAAATGTGAATCGTTAATGTCATGCCGCCGTCATAGATGTTTGGAAAGATGTTGTTCAGGCCGTCCTGCAGCTGAAAAGCGAAAGAAAACTTTATTCAGATCCCAAGATTTAATGGATGAAACATTAGTTGAAGCAGAACATATATGTCTGAAAGAATGTAATTTGCTGTTATCATGCGGGATACATAGGTGTCAAAGGAAATGTCATCCGGGGAAATGCCCACCATGTTTAGAAAGTGACTCAAATGATTTAGTTTGCCCCTGTGGGAAAACAATCGTCGAGGCGCCTGTTCGATGTGGGACAAAATTACCTCCTTGTCCATTCCAATGTATCAAAGTCGTTAGAAATGAATATCCTTGTGGTCATACTCCTATGCCTCATACATGTCATCCATTGGATGAGCCATGTCCGCCATGTACGGCACCTGTTTTCAAGCCATGTAAATGTGGGAAAGTTAAAGAGGTTAGAACTCTatgttttcaaaatgatgTATCGTGTGGGAAGATTTGTGGGTTACCATTGAAGGATTGTCCTCATAAATGTATGAAAAGATGTCACATACCTGGTGATTGTCAGACAAAATGTAAACAAATCTGCGGTAAAAGGAGAATTAATTGCGATCATACTTGTTCTAGACCATGCCACGGGAACACTGAATGTCCAGATGTTCCTTGCACTGTTTCAGCTAAAGTAACTTGTGAATGTGGAAGAAGAGAAACATATGTTACTTGTGGAGCAATGTCAAATATAGCCAGTGCAGTTACTACTACAATTTTGGAATGTGATGAAGAATGTGAAATGTTAGAAAGGCACAGACAATTAAAAGAAGCCTTTGgaatcaaagaaataatatcttcatccACTGATCTTGAGTTTGAAAGATTAAAGGATATAGTTCCAACAGCAATAGCCTTCgaagaattacaattacCTTTTACGGAAGCCACTTTATCTATCTTTTCAAGACAAGAAAGATGGTGTCAACAAATTGAAGAgatcattaataaattcatgGATGACAAATCCCGCCCAAGCTTACATTTCAAGCCAATGAGGCCTCCACAACGTCATTTCATCCATGAATTGTCAAAGGCATACAATTTATATTGCGAATCACAAGATCCTGAACCTAAACGTTCTGTTTTCATTAAGAAAAACACAACCAGTTCTAAACCATCTTTTTCACTATCAAAAGTTTTACCCTTATATCAAacattcaaagaattagaGAAAGAACGTAAGTTGCAAGAGTTTGAAGCCCGTACTTCAAAAAGATTAGTCAATGTTGAAGTACCGGAAGGGCCTACTGATAATTACATAGCTGAGGCGAATGGATTTTTgattaaagatttatctCCTGGGACCACCGTAGAAGATTTGGAACGTATTTTTGGccaatatttgaaatctactttaataaaaaatccTCAATACCTTGTTTTACAAGATGGTAAAAGTGGAGTAATATATCCTGAAGATTACCCAACTATAACAGCTAATGTCGAGAGAGACTTTAAAAGCCTGGTTGGTCATTTTGATGTTTTGGCGAAGGATACATTTATCTCAGAAGGTGTTGAACTATGTAAAATTGATGATGTACTATCCACTGAAAGGCTAGCTACACCAGCTATCGATGAAAGTACGCCATAG
- the EFM6 gene encoding putative protein-lysine N-methyltransferase (similar to Saccharomyces cerevisiae YNL024C; ancestral locus Anc_2.289), whose product MDDIFGSGFDDLVVARPLEHLGNSDLSFGGRLKNPLKIHEDGGESGCGGKVWIAGELLCEFILEKSNSDDLLNGWASNSKQFRKIVELGSGTGLVGLCIGLLEKNNFHKDIDAYITDIDQIVPLMKQNIQLNGIENEVSAEELWWGEPLRKTFAPSEHSRDKEEDFREEKKVDLILAADCVYLEKAFPLLEKTLLDLTEGETPPTILMAYRKRRKADKHFFQKIKKNFDIVEIKDFEKYEYYLKQRTHLFQLIRQ is encoded by the coding sequence ATGGACGATATATTTGGTAGTGGATTTGATGATCTTGTAGTAGCGAGACCTCTAGAGCATCTCGGAAATTCTGATCTTTCTTTTGGTGGTAGATTAAAGAATCCATTAAAAATCCATGAAGATGGTGGAGAAAGCGGATGTGGTGGTAAAGTTTGGATCGCAGGAGAATTGTTATGTGAATTTATTTTGGAGAAATCAAATAGCGATGATCTTTTAAATGGTTGGGCTTCTAATTCAAAGCAATTCAGGAAAATTGTGGAATTAGGAAGTGGAACAGGTCTCGTCGGATTATGTATCGGattattggaaaaaaataatttccaTAAAGATATAGATGCATATATTACAGATATTGATCAAATAGTACcattaatgaaacaaaatatcCAACTTAATGGGATTGAAAACGAAGTTTCTGCCGAGGAATTATGGTGGGGTGAACCTTTGAGGAAAACATTTGCTCCTTCTGAACATTCGAgagataaagaagaagactTCAGAgaggaaaaaaaagtagATTTGATTCTAGCTGCAGATTGCGTTTATTTAGAGAAGGCTTTTCCACTTTTAGAAAAAACTCTCTTGGATCTTACCGAAGGGGAAACCCCACCCACAATATTGATGGCGTACAGGAAACGTAGAAAGGCAGATAAACATTTCttccaaaaaataaagaaaaatttcgATATTGTAGAGATTAAAGATTTcgaaaaatatgaatattatttgaagcaAAGAACTCATTTGTTCCAACTAATTCGTCAATAA
- the KSH1 gene encoding Ksh1p (similar to Saccharomyces cerevisiae YNL024C-A; ancestral locus Anc_2.291), whose translation MSALFNFRSLLQVILLLICSCTYVHSQWPSILDRYKDHGALGAFWKMARIGERASPYVSLACIIMAINQFNS comes from the coding sequence ATGTCAgcattatttaatttccGTTCCTTATTACAAGTTATCTTACTACTGATTTGTTCGTGCACATATGTCCATTCACAATGGCCCTCCATACTAGATCGTTATAAGGATCATGGTGCATTAGGAgcattttggaaaatggCTCGTATCGGTGAAAGAGCAAGCCCATATGTCAGCTTGGCGTGTATAATAATGGCTATTAACCAATTCAATagttga
- the SSN8 gene encoding cyclin-dependent protein serine/threonine kinase regulator SSN8 (similar to Saccharomyces cerevisiae SSN8 (YNL025C); ancestral locus Anc_2.294), with amino-acid sequence MLYSFIIKNNHGFEKYHSFISRRLIFPFILSFFQYFLSIIKEFGNYSCKGTNRENNHLQLKQLSYKAILLTFEAIPYRFEVIIYSTSNNKMSGTYWTSTQRHSWQYTKSSLAKERQKLWILECQLFPQGLNITMDTRQNQSNDQQQQNTNGNGNGKTNHNNTSTVITSTTKNIPITHRDLHYDKDYNLRIYCYFLIMKLGRRLNIRQCALATAHVYLSRFLLKVSVREVNLYLLATTTVYLACKVEECPQYIRTLVSEARSLWPEFVPPDPTKVTEFEFYLLEELESYLVVHHPYRSLEQIVNVLKQEPYQLNINAEELQNCWSLINDSYITDANLIYPPHIIAIASLFITISMKKNEHSRSSSRNNITTNDENQNDKVSSSSHSHRQEILNLFIAESLIDLEEVMDTIQTQITLYDHWDKYHEPWVKFLLHTLYLRPSPVSAS; translated from the coding sequence atGTTATATagttttatcattaaaaataatcacggttttgaaaaatatcattcattcatttcgAGACGACTTATTTTCCCTTTCATATTAtccttttttcaatattttttgtcaatcattaaagaatttggaaattattCTTGCAAGGGAACAAATCGAGAAAataatcatcttcaattaaaacaattatCATACAAGGCTATATTATTGACTTTTGAAGCAATACCTTATCGATTCgaagttattatttactCTACATCCAACAATAAAATGTCAGGTACTTACTGGACATCCACTCAAAGACATAGCTGGCAATACACCAAGAGTTCATTAGCCAAAGAAAGACAAAAACTATGGATCTTAGAATGCCAATTATTTCCTCAGGGTTTAAATATTACTATGGATACTAGACAAAATCAATCAAATGatcaacagcaacaaaATACCAACGGTAACGGTAATGGAAAAACCAATCACAATAATACTAGTACCGTGATAACATCTACTACCAAAAATATACCGATAACCCACAGAGATTTACATTATGATAAGGATTATAATCTTCGAATATActgttattttttaataatgaaactaGGAAGAAGATTGAATATCAGACAATGTGCATTGGCTACAGCTCACGTTTATCTTTCAAGATTCCTATTAAAAGTTTCAGTAAGAGAAGTAAATTTATACCTACTGGCTACTACGACGGTATATCTAGCATGTAAAGTAGAAGAATGCCCTCAATATATTAGAACTTTAGTCAGTGAAGCTAGATCATTATGGCCTGAATTTGTTCCTCCTGATCCAACAAAAGTAACAGAGtttgaattttatttattggaaGAATTGGAAAGCTATTTAGTTGTTCATCATCCATATCGTTCATTGGAACAAATTGTTAATGTATTGAAACAAGAACCGtatcaattaaatattaaCGCGGAGGAGTTACAAAATTGTTGGTCATTGATTAACGATAGTTATATCACAGATGCAAATTTGATATATCCACCTCATATCATTGCTATAGCGTCATTATTTATAACTATAtcgatgaagaaaaatgaacaTAGTCGTAGCAGTAGTAGAAATAACATAACGACGAATGACGAGAATCAGAATGATAAagtatcttcatcttctcaTTCACATCGACAGGAAATTTTGAATCTGTTTATAGCGGAATCATTAATTGATCTAGAAGAAGTAATGGATACAATTCAAACACAAATCACATTATATGACCACTGGGATAAATATCATGAACCATGGGTAAAATTCCTATTGCATACATTATATCTAAGGCCCTCACCAGTTTCAGCTTCATGA